The Gossypium hirsutum isolate 1008001.06 chromosome D02, Gossypium_hirsutum_v2.1, whole genome shotgun sequence region atttatagaaacgaggtcctgatacctcattttctaaaaccacttaaacttaataaatcgcttataaaacaaaattcactatatcaaaaacctttttaaaatcacaattaactcgtaaatattaaacataatatttacgaacttactcgtcagatttgatgaccccaaaactactgtttcagacaccactaaaaaacgggttattacaactaatctaccataaaatttacatcttaatcatattatgtatattttattaccctCTATCAATTTTATATCTATATTGTTAGTCATTTACTAAATTGGTGTCATGAGTCAATCaaacaccaactcaattagggAAATTTATAAAATGTCAGAACCATATCACACTCAATGAcaacaccatgataaacaattgCATTCATTTAGTATTCTCAACttaatgtatttatgtgtttaaatttcgttttaatctatttttttcattttaatatagtacatatttcatgtgttattattaattagtttcaaaccatacgttccattatttattgtatgtcaTTTTTGAACATATCATTGTGTTCTAAGTTCGTGGTTTCCACATGCATTCGTGTGTGATAGGATTTCTAGTTATTAATTGGTTTCAAACcatacgtttcattatttattatatattatttttgaatacaTTTTGTGTTCTAACTTTGTGGTTTTCGTATATgattcttaatattattttaaataaaaatattaaagcattttattttataatcgtagacataacatatatatattttagttaccGTTTGTATTATGTgtaatgtatttatatttttttatgattcgtattaataatagtattatttttaaattaaacaaagtaaattaaaaaatagacatattcataaatatatggtaacaataatatgaaaattaccaaattaaatttgagttaaaaaataaaaatgcatgtACAGATTTTTTTCCCAATGAAAATGCGCGAACCGAAACTATAATCATGCTACCGCAAGCAGGAAATTTTGTCCCTTAACGTTCACGCGCTTCCTCCATTTCTTTCTCTAATGTTGTATATATAGGTTTAGGGCACATAGATTACATTAACTGAGCATTGGATTTTGATTTGAAGttctataataaaataaaaaaaaatctaagaaaattattttagaagtaATAAAATTCTTTGAAAACCTTTACTGAATTCATCGCTTCGATCTCTTCCTAGTTCAATGGCCGAATCTCCCTCGTCTCCAGCCGCCCTAGACACAACCAATTCCCAATCTAAACCCGACTCCGATAATCCTAATCCACTACCAACCCAACCCGATCCATCTCCTTCCTCTACCGTATCAACACAGCTCCAaccaaaccctaaccctagcgcCCCCCTGGTATCTCCTCAACCTCCTCCCGCCGTTCCTTCCTACTCGACTCCTCCACCGCCGATCTCCGGAGCTGCCACAGCCGTCCCCCCGGCGCCTCCTTCGTTCCGTCCGGTCCCGCAGTTTTCACCGTTACCGAATTTTCAACCTCCTGGCTTGCAGCCGCCCGGCGTGAGTTCGGCTCCTGGTTCTATTCCGCCGCCGTTGATGCAGTACCAGGTGCCTGCGGGTCAGGTTCCGAATCCTGCTCTTAGACCGTTTGCTCCGATTCCAAATGGATATGCAGCGCTACCGGGAGCTGTTCCTCCGGGCACCATGCCTCCTCCGGGTGGGTTATTCCTTCCTTTTTTTAAGTGGGTGCATAATTGTGAATTCAATTCAAGGGTTGTTCTTTAATCTGATTATTTGTACCATTAAGTTGATTATTGATTATTCATATGTATGTACATGTGTTCATTTCTTTGCTGTATTGTTTTTTTCCTGGTGCAATTGTTATGAATGTGCTGATAATATGCCTTAAGTGAGGGATTGAGTAATGAGGAATTTTGGGAGTGATATAGAAAAAAGGGGCACAGATGAGATGTTTTGTCCTGCAGTGTCTTTGATTGAGTACGGGTGAGAAATGTTGGAAAGGCTTCAATTCAAAATTGCTTAGAGAGACCCACTTCTATTTGGTATGCCTTAATTGCAtttggagttagaaaagaaatgtagattttaaatatcattttcaaGTTTAAAACCACCTAGAATTTTAATGGTCATGTGTGAAAAAAGGTGCAGACGAATTTGATAGCTTCATAATTGTGCCATTTTGTTCTAAATCATATCGCACTCTGTCGTGTTCATTTTTAGTAGGCTGTATACTTTCTGGTAGTTATAAGGATAATTTCCCATTCATGGGTTTATGAATTGCCAGCAGCAGACCATGTTAACAACTGAGTGCTCCTTGGCTTTGTATTCTAAGGTATCACAATCCTCCCAGTTACATTTTTTCTTTCTCATTCTCTCCTCTTTGTGTTTTTTCCTGTGGCACTTGGGCTCTAACAGTTGAGATAAAtctaaatggtgaaatatgaaactAGAATTTTGTGTTAAATAATTCATTTGCAAGCATGAGATGCTGGAAGTCTCATGTTATCCAATCTACAAATTTGTGCAATTGGTGCATGGGATAAGGCTATTAACGAATGGATGTCTAAGGTAAGTGCACTCTACACAGTCATGATTATGAATTCGATGCTATTCTCTTGATGTTTCCTTCAGGTTTGCTATTCAGCTGGTGATAGTTGCCATGCCTGTGGTGCCATCTCTTTATAGTTTTAATGTGTGgtaaaatcatttaattattcttttagAAGCTTTTTTCCTTGTAAGAGTGCTTAGTTACATTGAAAACATTTATCTGTGTTTATTCTGTTAACTTGCTCTGATATGGTTGCATAGATATTTGTTTTCTGTTTATGCAGGACTTCTTCGCTATCCCTCTCCTTACCCAGCAATGATTCGGCCTGCATTCCCTCCACGCCCACCTGGAGCTATTGGTGTGATGCCAACAGTTTCACGGCCTCCTGTTCCTGGTGCTCGCCCAATTATTCCTCCTGTCATTAGACCAGCTGTTCCTAATGTTACTCCAACAGAGAAACCACAAACAACAGTTTATATTGGCAAGATAGCACCAACAGTGGACAACGACTTCATGCTTTCTCTCCTTCGTGtgggttattattattatgtgctttctttttttcattttttaagtagCTTTGTTTATGTTTATCTGCGAGTTTTGGCTTTATATAATGTTATTATTACACCTTCTTGAAGCTTTGTGGACCTGTCAAGAGTTGGAAACGCCCCTCTAATGGGACACCAAAAGCATTTGGGCTTTGTGATTTTGAGTCTGCTGAAGGGGTTCTTCGTGCAGTGCGCCTACTTAGCAAATTTAATATTGACGGACAAGAACTAGTGGTGAGTACTCTTTATTATCCTTTTTGATCCCCCATGATTGTCTTGAAAATTTTTTTCTGTTCTAAAATGTGATCAGGTTCAAGTCTTAATTCACTATGATTTAAAATCATGAAGGTTAAACTATTATTGCATTTCATTTATGTGACAAACTGTTGAGTTTATTTTGGAAATTTAGAAATTGAATGTAATTGAACTACTATCTTTTACTGTACTTTAAAATAAGTGTATCTTATAACCTGAATTATGTATAAAACgcaaaatataaaattgaagtaTGATGGATGATATTTGAACATGGTAGAAAATAATTGTCAATAACATTAAGGTGTAAGATAGATTTGAGCTTTTCTGGTGCATATGTTTCATTATGATCTATACTCGCAGTATATTGCCTAACTCCATTTCTGAATGCTCTTTgatgtttttttttcactttaaaatTGTTTCCAATGGTCACTTTAGAGGTTTGGAGAAGATAAGGAGGAGATAGGCATTTTTAAGTACATAAATGTCAGTAAATGGAAGTTTTATGCTTTTTTTTACCCGAAAATAACTTGTTTTAGGTTGGTTAAATGTTCTATGGAGATATGGTAGGTGAACAGATGAGTTAAGTGGGAGTCTTTAAGTAATATTATTCAGTCTGTGAGCTGATGCTTCTGTTTGAATGATTTAGTTCTGCCTGTGGTTACTGTTGTCTTTCTTATCTTGTTTCAATGATTTGATTTTGCACTTAATTTTATGGTTAACAGGTAAACGTTAGTCAAGCAACAAAGGAATATCTGGAGAAGTATGTTGAAAAGAAAACTGAAAACGCAAAGAAACTAAATGAACCTCCATCTGCAGAGTCTGAGAAGGAAGGTGAAAATGCAGTAGGTGATGTGAAGAATGAATCTTCATCAACTTCTGTTGAGGATCCAAAGAAGAACAGTGACAGTGGCAACAGAGAAAATATTATGGACATTGCCAACTCTGGCATTGTCACTGATGAAGACCGTGAGGCTGATCGAGATGCTTCAGAGAAGCTTGCTGGCATGATTGAGGAGAGGTTAAAGACCAATCCTCTCCCACCACCTCCTCCACAAACTGCTCCTGATGGTTCTGGGAAATCAAATTCAGATTTGCCTGCTAAATCAAGGGATGGGAACTCTGATattgatttaatgagaaatggtgagtttttgCAGCTGCATCTTTGTGGTTTTGTTGATCTCTTTGTTGTCTTTACCATGCCATgtcaacaaaaaatatatatggaaGTCCTTAAATTGTAAGGAGAATCACAGTGGAGGAAATAGTGATACTAATTATTTTTCAAAGATAGGAGATTTTGATATTGAGTACATAATTTTGCAGATGGAGCTGAAGGTAAAAATGATGATGAGACTACCAGTGAGAGCAAAGCGACAACTGAAAATGATCGACCTGAGACAAGCTCACCTGATCGTAGATATGATAGGAGTAGAGACAGAGAGCAAGATCTTAAGAGGGACAAGGAGCGTGAAATTGAAAGATTAGAAAGAGAAACAGAGCGTGAAAGGATGAGAAAAGAGAGGGAACAGAGAAGGAAGATTGAGGAGGCAGAGCGTGAGTATGAAAAATTTCTTAGAGACTGGGAGCAAAGAGAAAAGGATAAGGAGAAGCAGAGACAGTATGAGAAGGAGAGGGAGAAAGAGAGGGAGCGCAAACGAAAGAAGGAGATTCGctatgatgaagaagatgatgacgaTGAAGATTCAAGAAAAAGGCTGCGTAGGAGTGTTTTGGAGGAAAAGAGGAGGAAGAGATTGCGGGAGAAGGAGGATGACTTGGCTGATAGactcaaagaagagaaagaaattgCTGAGGCCAAGAAAAGGGCAGAGGAGGAGCAGTTGCAATTGCAGCAGCAACGAGATGCGTTAAAGCTTTTGTCTGGTCGCTTTGCAAATGGAGCTGCAAAGAACGTGTTGGCTGAAGAACCTAGCACTGAAAGCAAAGATAAGGCAGTTGAACAGCATTATGAGCGCGAATCAAGTCATGAAAACCAGATATCTGGTATTTGTTCATTTCTCCCCTTAATTTATTTGTAGTGTTCatctcattttatttatttttctgaaATGAACTACGTTTGTATATGATAGGAGATGGGAATATGCAAAATGGTTCAGTTGATGAATCAAATGTGGCCTTTGTTTCTGCATCAGATACACGGCAGAGTGGGAATGCACCGAGGAAGTTAGGTTTTGGTCTTGTTGGATCTGGAAAGCGGACTACTGTCCCATCTGTTTTCCATGAGGAGGAAGATGATGATGCACAGAAGGAGAAGAAAATGAGGCCCCTGGTTCCCATTGATTACTCTACTGAGGAACTGCAGGCTGTCCAACCTGGCGCACCAGCACCAAATCTGGTTGCAGCTGCTGAATTTGCAAAGCGAATATCAAATGTTAACACTAAAGAGGAAAAGTCTGATGCAGAAAGAGAGCGAAGCAGACATTTTTATGATAAATCTAGTAGGGATAAAGATCGTAATAATGAGGACAGTCGCAACAGAGATGAGAGCAAAGAGAAGATCCCTGATCGGGATAGAGACAGGGAACATGGACAGGATAAGGTGAAAACAACAGATAACCAGAAGCTTTTGGATGCCAAACAACTAATTGATATGATTCCAAAGACCAAGGAGGAACTATTTTCATACGAGATAAACTGGAATGTGTATGATCAGGTAATCATCTTTTCACATGTCCTTTTTCAAACTGTTAGTTTTGAGAAACATCTATCCTCTGGTCAGAATTAACTGGTTAACATAGTGCCTAATGTTAACTTGATTATAGCAGTATAATCAATTCAACACCCAAATGCATTCCACATGTTCTTAGTCCTTGGCATACACAAAACTAACGTGAATATTGCTGTATCTATATTTCTCTCCTGCATTTGTTGGAAATAATTATCTCTGGGCAGCTCTCTTCACCTTATAATTTTACTTATAGTCAGTTCATTGTACATGCAAATTATATGGTGTTCCAAAACTATAGTTTTGTAATTAAGTTATCATCTTGATCAAAATAATGAGAAATAGAATGTTTTGTCTTAAAGGATTTTCAGAATTCTGTGATGCAGAATTGTCTGGTCTTTTCAATGTAGAAAATTGTAATTAGTCTGTATCTATATTTCCTAGACTGTAATTCTGAGATGGTACTCTTTTGTTTTGGTGCATTTGTACAGCATGCATTGCATGAGAGAATGAGACCCTGGATCTCAAAGAAAATTACGGAGTTTTTGGGAGAAGAAGAGAAAACTCTGGTTGATTACATTGTGTCGGGTACTCAGGAACATGTTAAGGCTTCCCAAATGCTGGAGCTGCTGCAGTCTATATTAGATGAAGAAGCGGAGATGTTTGTGCTTAAGATGTGGAGGATGCTGATATTTGAGATTAAAAAAGTAGAAACTGGCCTGGCTTTGCGGTCGAGATCCTGATCTAACATTCTTGTGACGCCGTGGGTCCCTGTGTTGGTGCAGGACTGAGATTTTGATTGCATGGTTATTAGTCACCGTCGGGGGAAGTcatcgatatcttttcttttaggCCCTCTGGTATTTGAAGAACTAAATGTAGATTGAACTAGGGAATAGGCTTGTTGAGTTTGTATTACTTCTAAGCACAATATTAGTCAATAttaaccctttttcttttttcttctgctGCTTTCGAACTGTTTTTTGACCGCTCTCAATGAAGAGCAGTATTGACATTACTCTCTTCCATTTTGGCTACCACAGATGATTCATGTTCCACTACTTAAGGTGGCTTTTTTCTTAAACGTCCGTTTTCCCATCTCTACTCTACCATGATCAGAATTGAGATATACTTGTATGTTAAATCTAATGATTGATTTATTGAAGAATGTACTTTTTGTTAAGCAATCAGCAACTTGGGAAATGAGAATATACAGTCTCGATGAGCTAAAACAAGGACCCAATAGCAATTTCTGAAATTAAAAACTGTAACAGATGCAATTAATCAACCTGAATTAGAATTCGAGTGAAATAGGTTTTCATTTTTTCAGTCTCTATCGAGTCAAGCAGTCTCAATTCAACAGTGATTAATAGCTGGATAAACTGAACTTATGCCGTTTCCAGATTGGCATTTTGGCATCACTTAACAAAACACCCTCTGACTCAATCCTTTGTAATCAAGCTTTGGGTCAACTCGTTGAAGAGAAACAACATTCACTTCTCATTCTCTTTCAATATTTTTTCCAACTCTCTTATCTTAACCAAGCAGGACCCGAACCGGTtcaatttactatttttaaagataataaaatattccATTATGGACATCTGGTATCAAAGTTTTGTAATTGGGTCAATAACTTGGAAGACAAAACTATAAAATGACAacgaaaaatgtgtgttcatccaTTTCCATTGTAATCCAAGCCGGCTACCACCACCATTTCTTTAATCATAAATTATGGTGTTGAATTAAACTTTATTTGGACAATGTGTTAACCCTTCTTCGAAAATCagcatattataaaataaaataaaaatgatactgGAAATGTCTGTTAATCAAATTCCATTTCTTCCAAGACATTTGGCACCTTGTGTACATCCATTGCTCTACTCATTCCAATACTCTTGTATAAACCATTCAACTACAGTTCAATATTATTATACAAATTTTATTCACATTTATGATTCCAATATCATCTCTTTGGTTTCCCTGTGACACACAGATTCCAGTTTCACCTCAACATTTATTCCAAGTGAAAAAAGATTTGGTCTTTTCTTTAATAACTGTGGGCATATCAGTATTTTAATTCATCCTTATTTTCAGTTCAAATGGGCATGGATTTAGCATTTCCCTTCATGAATGTCTTTGTTTTGTTTGCCACACTTGATTTTGCTTTTTCTCTGGGTTCAGTAGGTAATTGCATTCTTGATATTAAAAACCCTTCCCCCACCACCGAGCCAAATTGCGAATTAGGCAATTGGGGTGGGTTCATCAATAGCAGTTGCTGTGGAGGAGCCTTTGAACAATACCTTCTTGCACTTGGGCGGCGAGCAAGCCTTACAAATGCCATTTACTTGAATTCCACGCAACAAAGCAACTGCTTAACAGCAATGGCGAGCTTCGAGAAAGATGTATACGGCTGTGGTATTCAGAAGCTAACAAGTGGAGCCAGCAGCTGTTCGGACTATACCATCACCGATGTTATTGATAAGCTAGGAGATAGATTCCGAAACTTTCAAGAAGATTGTAAGGTGTTAGGCACCGGTCGCGGAGTGGAACATTTGTGCAATTCATGTTTGAGAAGATGGGAAGAGATTAATGGATCATCAGACTATAAACAGCAACCTGCTAGTGAGGATGATGATGATATATGTAGATTTGCAGCATTGGTATCCATGATAAGCAATAGGGTTGAGGATGAGAACTGGGTCTATGCAGTCTTTCAATGCCTCAGAGGAAGTGCTTTTTCCTTGGGTAATCACATTTTTCAATGTAAATTGCAATAGATCAATATAACTATGCATATGTGCTCACTTCATGATTCagttcacttattattttatgaatctCCTTCCTTGTGACTTGCAGATGAACATGAAGGCACAGCTAACGGTAATATCCATAAAAGAGGTAATCTCAACAACAACCATCAGCAGTCTGAGTTTCAAGTGTCGatgttttaacataattattaatcGGATGTGTATAATTTTGTTGGTCATAATAGGTTTTTGGGTTTTAATTGGTGGATTAGCAGGAGCATTGATAATAGTAGTCATTGCTACATGGATCTGCTAcagaaaaaggaaagaacaaagcctGGGAAAAGGTAGCTTTTCTGCAAAATTATTCAATCTGCCTAAGAACAGATTACTAATCGACATTGCTCATCGTCGTCTTCTTATTCTACAGAATCGGATTTCTCCAAGAATGCTGGCTCTCAGAAGATTTCAATCAAAGAACTTTATTCAGCAACAAACTATTTCAATGCATCAAACTTCATTGGCCAAGGCATAGCTGGTTAGACCCTAACTAATATTCAGTATTTAGGAATCTAAATTGAGTTCGAAAAGCATGAAAAAGGATTGTTTTTTGAACGGtaaacaatgttttcaaagaacAACCACAGACGCATTGACACTAAAAGTGTAAAACAGGGTTGATGCTGATTAACATTGAGAAGCCATTGTTGTATTTGTGTATTGCACCTAAGAACACCATTTTATGGATACGTACGAAGTCCTGGGACAAAATTCTTAGAATCCTAATGTTTGACATAGAAAATAAGCACAAGAGCCTTTTACTTTTAGTTCCTTCAGATGCCAATCTTGGATCCTGATCTCATTCAGTTATGACCAGGAAAAGTATACAAGGGTCTTCTCTCAAATGGTCAGTACGTTGCGATTAAGCACATCATCAATGATGGACAGATAGAAACCTTCGTGAGGGAGGTCAGAAGCCTATCTCATATCAAGCATCCgaatcttgtagctttggttggCTATTGTGAGAATGAAGATGAATGCTTCCTAGTCTATGAACTGTGCCATCATGGGAACCTATCAGAGTGGCTATATGGTATGTGGAATCAATGTGATTTACCGCTTTTGTTACATAGAAACCACTCACACAAAGATATTGAACAGGGAAGGATAAAGGTCTTTCATGGATTCAAAGACTAAAGATTGCAATTGACAGTGCAAGGGGACTCTGGTTTCTCCACACTTACCCAGAAGGCAGCATTGTTCATCGTGATATCAAGTTACATTCAAGACAAAGGAATCTAATCTGTCATTAGTCTTCTCTGATCACGGTATATGATGGTGTTTTCATGTTTTGTCAGCCAACAAATATCCTAATCAATGATAAATTTCAAGCAAAACTAGCAGATTTCGGTTTGTCTAAAGTTATGGACATAGGCCAATCCCATGTGAGCTCAGAAGTGAGAGGAACGTTTGGTTATGTTGATCCCGAGTACCGTAGAAACCACCGTGTGAATGTCTCCGGGGATGTTTACAGTTTTGGTATAGTACTTCTTCAACTTTTGTCAGGGCAGAGGGTGCTTAATATGAATCTTCACAGACCATTGCCTCTAAGTAAAATGGTAACAACAATCTCTATCAAGTTTATATAATAGATGTCCATCCTTCCTATTACTAAGATCCCAAATACATTTTTCTTTTACTTCTCAGGCAAAAGTACTCACTAGGGACGGGGACACAACCAAGTTTGCAGACCCGAAACTTAATGGGGAATACTCGTTAGAAGCTTTCGACCTTGTGCTCAAGCTAGCTTTGTCATGCATAGGGATAAAGCAGGAAAGGCCATCCATGGAGCAGGTGGTGTTAAGACTACAAAAAGCACTTAATATCTCAATACAAGCAAAGCCAGTTGCATCCCGTGGAAAAATCATATACTAGAGCTCTAAAGAGGAGATACAAGAGACATAAGTCTTCATGTTTGTAGAGATTGTTTTAGATAAACTGTAGTAGCATAATCTTATTACTAACATGGAAAAAGGACACGTACAACATGGTTGAAGAAGTTTACACATGATACTACAATACAACGAATGGAATGTGTTTTACATCATTGTATTACAGTCTTGCGACCTTATTATGAAcaaaccctaaaaaaaatttgaaatgctAAATTACTGTTGTTTTTCACTCAGCTTCATAAAAAAAGGCAGAAGCTGAGTGGATTAGCTCTTCAAAAAACCGAGCTAATAAAGGAAACAAGCAATGTACACACTTATCTGTATTTACATGGAAATATTTCAGGAATAAATTGGATTACGGATTACGGATTACCATACGTGAACGAATTGTTCTCGGGGAAGAGCTGGAGTCACTGAAGCTGAGGAGCTATTGTTTTCATAAAACTGGTGCAGAATCTTGATGATTGCACTGGCCTTTTTGCTAGCTCGAGATGTACCTTCACTAAGTTGGGAATACAAGGATCCCATAAGAGAAGGAATCTTCACCAAACGAGCAACCACATCTAGTCCGCCATTGACACACAGAGCCAACAGCATGGAAACGCAGTACTCCTTCCCTGTTCTTGAAGTGGAGGTATTTAAGATCCCTACTAACAATTGCAAGGCACCACGGCGTAAAATTGCGACTGTGCCATCAATTTTCTCTGCTAGAGTAGCtaaaatagctagagaatcagTTACGAGATCTTCTCTTTCTGAATCTCTTAAAAGATTGAGCAACAAAGGAACAACCCCAGATGCAAGAACCCTCCAATGGTTCTCGGGATGCACTAGAAGCCCAAAAATAGCAACCAATGCATTCCTCTTGCAGTGATGGTTTTCATTCTTTACCAACTCCACTAATCCTGGAATAGCCTCTGGATTTTCACCGATCAGAACCCTGTTCTCCTCATCTGAAGCAAGATAAAACAACGTAGCAGCCGCATGTTGTTGAGCTTCAATTTTGAGTCCCTTTCTTAAAACATGGACGATCAGATCCAACCCTTCATTCTCCACTATAACACATTTGCCTTTTGAATGCTTGGAAAGATTCAAGAGAGCAGCAATGGAATTTTCTTGGGTGTTGGAATCTTCAGATAACAACAGCTTCAATAAATGTGGGATCGTGCCGGATTCAACCAAACAAGACCTGTTAAAAATGCTTGTTTTAGTAAGAACCCGAATCTCAAATGCCGCCTTGTTCATCTCTTCACGACTTCCATTAACAAGTTTGTTAATGAGAAAACCAGCCAACATCTTCATTGCACCTTCACCGGCTGAACTCCCCGCCATTACTGTCCTCGAAATATCACGATTCTTTCCCCTGGAAACTACGACTGGGATGCCGTTTTCAGCACAATATTGTTGGATCATCCCTTTCAAGACAAGATTGGGAACCAGTTCCGTACTGGTAAGCTTCTCGCCCGTCTTGGGACAAGTGGCATTCCCCGACCTGAACCATTTTAAAATCGAACAACGGTCGTAGGTGTGGCCCGATGATAAAGTTACTGGATCCGACATCATTTCTAACGAGATCGGACACTTGAGATCATCAACGTTGATTCCTTTAAGATCTTTGCTGATGTTGCTACACTGGCCATTGAGATGCTGACTTTCGAAGTCAACGGTGTCAAATATTACGCATCTGCAATAGCTCATGAATCCCATTAAGCTACACAGAAGCTCTAATTTTGTTATGTTTTCTCCATTGGAAAACTCGGTTCCGATTTCTGAATCCAAGAATTTCACTTCCTTGTTACAACTGCTCCATTTATGAATCCCCAGATAGTCCAAGATCCGTCTGATTTCAATCGGATCCGGTGCGATTCCTTCCTCGAAATGGTTCAGGATCCGCATGAGATCTTTCACGGCCTTTTTATCATCCGGGTCGGGCTCGAAAGAAGCTTTCCTAGCTTGCCTTATGATTAACTCAACCAAATCCTTGGCTTCATTTGACATGTCAACGGTTGAAAGAGGGAAAACATCCAGACCCGTCGCCAGACCCCGGATCACGATCCGGAATTGGTTCGCAGCCCGATCCGAATTCACTA contains the following coding sequences:
- the LOC107909631 gene encoding RNA-binding protein 25 isoform X1; its protein translation is MAESPSSPAALDTTNSQSKPDSDNPNPLPTQPDPSPSSTVSTQLQPNPNPSAPLVSPQPPPAVPSYSTPPPPISGAATAVPPAPPSFRPVPQFSPLPNFQPPGLQPPGVSSAPGSIPPPLMQYQVPAGQVPNPALRPFAPIPNGYAALPGAVPPGTMPPPGLLRYPSPYPAMIRPAFPPRPPGAIGVMPTVSRPPVPGARPIIPPVIRPAVPNVTPTEKPQTTVYIGKIAPTVDNDFMLSLLRLCGPVKSWKRPSNGTPKAFGLCDFESAEGVLRAVRLLSKFNIDGQELVVNVSQATKEYLEKYVEKKTENAKKLNEPPSAESEKEGENAVGDVKNESSSTSVEDPKKNSDSGNRENIMDIANSGIVTDEDREADRDASEKLAGMIEERLKTNPLPPPPPQTAPDGSGKSNSDLPAKSRDGNSDIDLMRNDGAEGKNDDETTSESKATTENDRPETSSPDRRYDRSRDREQDLKRDKEREIERLERETERERMRKEREQRRKIEEAEREYEKFLRDWEQREKDKEKQRQYEKEREKERERKRKKEIRYDEEDDDDEDSRKRLRRSVLEEKRRKRLREKEDDLADRLKEEKEIAEAKKRAEEEQLQLQQQRDALKLLSGRFANGAAKNVLAEEPSTESKDKAVEQHYERESSHENQISGDGNMQNGSVDESNVAFVSASDTRQSGNAPRKLGFGLVGSGKRTTVPSVFHEEEDDDAQKEKKMRPLVPIDYSTEELQAVQPGAPAPNLVAAAEFAKRISNVNTKEEKSDAERERSRHFYDKSSRDKDRNNEDSRNRDESKEKIPDRDRDREHGQDKVKTTDNQKLLDAKQLIDMIPKTKEELFSYEINWNVYDQHALHERMRPWISKKITEFLGEEEKTLVDYIVSGTQEHVKASQMLELLQSILDEEAEMFVLKMWRMLIFEIKKVETGLALRSRS
- the LOC107909631 gene encoding RNA-binding protein 25 isoform X2, with the translated sequence MIRPAFPPRPPGAIGVMPTVSRPPVPGARPIIPPVIRPAVPNVTPTEKPQTTVYIGKIAPTVDNDFMLSLLRLCGPVKSWKRPSNGTPKAFGLCDFESAEGVLRAVRLLSKFNIDGQELVVNVSQATKEYLEKYVEKKTENAKKLNEPPSAESEKEGENAVGDVKNESSSTSVEDPKKNSDSGNRENIMDIANSGIVTDEDREADRDASEKLAGMIEERLKTNPLPPPPPQTAPDGSGKSNSDLPAKSRDGNSDIDLMRNDGAEGKNDDETTSESKATTENDRPETSSPDRRYDRSRDREQDLKRDKEREIERLERETERERMRKEREQRRKIEEAEREYEKFLRDWEQREKDKEKQRQYEKEREKERERKRKKEIRYDEEDDDDEDSRKRLRRSVLEEKRRKRLREKEDDLADRLKEEKEIAEAKKRAEEEQLQLQQQRDALKLLSGRFANGAAKNVLAEEPSTESKDKAVEQHYERESSHENQISGDGNMQNGSVDESNVAFVSASDTRQSGNAPRKLGFGLVGSGKRTTVPSVFHEEEDDDAQKEKKMRPLVPIDYSTEELQAVQPGAPAPNLVAAAEFAKRISNVNTKEEKSDAERERSRHFYDKSSRDKDRNNEDSRNRDESKEKIPDRDRDREHGQDKVKTTDNQKLLDAKQLIDMIPKTKEELFSYEINWNVYDQHALHERMRPWISKKITEFLGEEEKTLVDYIVSGTQEHVKASQMLELLQSILDEEAEMFVLKMWRMLIFEIKKVETGLALRSRS
- the LOC107907851 gene encoding probable receptor-like protein kinase At5g18500 encodes the protein MGMDLAFPFMNVFVLFATLDFAFSLGSVGNCILDIKNPSPTTEPNCELGNWGGFINSSCCGGAFEQYLLALGRRASLTNAIYLNSTQQSNCLTAMASFEKDVYGCGIQKLTSGASSCSDYTITDVIDKLGDRFRNFQEDCKVLGTGRGVEHLCNSCLRRWEEINGSSDYKQQPASEDDDDICRFAALVSMISNRVEDENWVYAVFQCLRGSAFSLDEHEGTANGNIHKRGNLNNNHQQSEFQITNRHCSSSSSYSTESDFSKNAGSQKISIKELYSATNYFNASNFIGQGIAGKVYKGLLSNGQYVAIKHIINDGQIETFVREVRSLSHIKHPNLVALVGYCENEDECFLVYELCHHGNLSEWLYGKDKGLSWIQRLKIAIDSARGLWFLHTYPEGSIVHRDIKPTNILINDKFQAKLADFGLSKVMDIGQSHVSSEVRGTFGYVDPEYRRNHRVNVSGDVYSFGIVLLQLLSGQRVLNMNLHRPLPLSKMAKVLTRDGDTTKFADPKLNGEYSLEAFDLVLKLALSCIGIKQERPSMEQVVLRLQKALNISIQAKPVASRGKIIY